The region ACCTGCACACCGGCGAGGCGCGCGCGGCCGGTGAGCAGCAGCAGCGGCTGGACCTGCTGCCGGTGTGGCGGGAGGCGCCCGGGTTCAGCGACCGGGAACGCGCCGCGCTCGCCCTGGCCGAAGCCGTGACCAAACTGCCCGACGGGGTGCCCGAGGACGTGTGGACCGAGGCGGCCGAGCGGTTCGAGGAGCAGGAGCTGACCGAACTGCTGTGGGTGATCGCCACCATCAACACCTGGAACCGGATGGTCGCCACCACCCGCGCCTGGCAGGTGTCGCGGTGAGCCGCGCCGCTCTCGCCGCCGCGCTGCGCGCCCTGCACGTGCCGGGCGACCCGGTCGTGCTGCCGAACGTGTGGGACGCGGCGTCCGCGCGGGTCGTCGCCGCCGCGTTCCCGGCCGTGGCCACGGCCAGCGCCGCGGTCTCGGCGTCGCTGGGCTTCCCGGACGGCGAGGGGCTGCCCGCCGACGAGGCGTTCGCCGCGGTCGCCCGGGTGGTGCGCGCGGTGGACGTGCCGGTGACCGCCGACGTCGAGCGCGGCTACCGGCTGCCGCCCGCCGAGATCGCGGCGCGGCTGGCCGACGCGGGCGCGGTCGGCTGCAACCTGGAGGACTCCGACCCGGCCACCTCGGCGCTGCTGCCGCTCGCCGAGCAGGTGGAATTCCTGGGCGCGGTCCGCGCCGCCGACCCGGACCTGGTGCTCAACGCGCGGGTCGACGTGTTCCTGCGGCCGGATCCGTCGTTCGAGGCCGGCGTGGAGCGCGGGCGCGCCTACCTGGCGGCCGGCGCGGACTGCGTCTACCCGATCGGGCTGGCCGCGGACCGGGTCGCCGAGTACTGCCGGGCGGTGGCCGGACCGGTCAACCTCGCGCACGTCCCCGGCGGCCCGACGCCCGCCGGGCTCGGCGCGCTCGGGGTGGCCCGGGTCAGCTTCGGGCCCGGCCTGCACCGCCTGCTCACCGCCCGGCTGGAGGCGCTGGTGGCGGGCATCCGCGAGGGCGGTTCGCCCTACCGGCCGTGACCCGCGTCGCGGGCGGGGGATATTCGGGGGCCCCGTCCGCGACGCACCACTATTCTGATCGGCAGCATGAACACCACCGCGCACTCCGACCTGCACCGACGCCTGTCCGACCTGATGTCGGGGGACCAGCGGCGGCTGGGCCGTCGGCTCGACGGGGCGCGCCGGGTCCGCGACGAGCAGGCCCGCGCCGCCGTCCACGCCGAGATCGCCGCCGAGATCGAGCAGGCCGAGCTGCGCGTCGCGCTGCGCCGCGCCGCCGTGCCCAAGATCACCTACCCGGGCGAGCTGCCGGTCAGCGCGCGCAAGGACGACATCGCCGCGCTGATCCGCGACCACCAGGTGGTGATCGTCGCCGGCGAGACCGGGTCGGGCAAGACCACCCAGATCCCCAAGATCTGCCTGGAGCTCGGCCGGGGCGTGCTCGGCCAGATCGGCCACACCCAGCCGCGCCGGCTGGCCGCCCGCACGGTGGCCGAGCGGGTCGCCCAGGAGCTGGGCACCCAGCTGGGCCAGGCGGTGGGCTACAAGGTCCGGTTCACCGACCAGTCCGGCGACGAGACGCTGGTCAAGCTGATGACCGACGGCATCCTGCTGGCCGAGATCCAGACCGACCGGACGCTGTCGCGCTACGACACGATCATCATCGACGAGGCGCACGAGCGCAGCCTCAACGTCGACTTCCTGCTCGGCTACCTCAAGCAGCTGCTGCCCCGCCGGCCCGACCTCAAGGTCGTCATCACCTCCGCCACGATCGACCCGGAGCGGTTCTCCCGGCACTTCGCCGACGCCCCGATCATCGAGGTGTCCGGCCGCACCTACCCGGTCGAGGTGCGCTACCGGCCGGTCGTGGACCCCGACGACCCCGACGCCGACCCGGACCGCGACCAGACCCAGGCGGTGTGCGACGCGGTCCGCGAACTCCAGGCCGAGGGCCCCGGCGACGTGCTGGTGTTCCTCTCCGGCGAGCGGGAGATCCGCGACACCGCCGACGCGCTGGCCGCGCTGGGCCTGCCCCACACCGAGATCCTGCCGCTGTACGCGCGGCTGTCCTTCGGCGAGCAGCACAAGGTGTTCCAGTCGCACCGCGGCCGCCGGGTGGTGCTGGCCACCAACGTCGCCGAGACGTCGCTGACCGTGCCCGGCATCAAGTACGTGGTCGACCCGGGCACCGCCCGGATCTCCCGCTACAGCAACCGGCTCAAGGTGCAGCGGCTGCCCATCGAGCCGATCTCGCAGGCGTCGGCCAACCAGCGCAAGGGCCGCTGCGGCCGGGTCTCGGCGGGCATCTGCGTGCGGCTCTACAGCGAGGACTCCTTCGACGCCCGCCCCGAGTTCACCGACCCGGAGATCCTGCGCACCAACCTCGCGTCGGTGATCCTGCAGATGACCGCGATCGGCTTGGGCGACATCGCCGCGTTCCCGTTCATCGACCCGCCCGAGGCGCGCAACATCAACGACGGCGTGCAGCTGCTCCACGAGCTGGGCGCGATCGTGCCCGCCGAGCAGAAGCTCACCCCGCTGGGCCGCAAGCTCGCCCAGCTCCCGGTCGACCCGCGGCTGGCCCGGATGGTGATCGAGGCCGACCGCAACGGGTGCGTGCGCGAGGTGATGGTGATCGCCTCCGCGCTGTCCATCCAGGACCCGCGCGAACGCCCGTCGGACAAGCAGCAGGCCGCCGACGAGCAGCACAACCGGTTCAAGGACCCGGACTCGGACTTCGTCGCCTACCTCAACCTGTGGCAGTACCTGCGCGAGCAGCAGAAGGCGCTGTCGTCCAACCAGTTCCGCAGGCTGTGCCGCGCCGAGTTCCTCAACTACCTGCGGGTCCGCGAGTGGCAGGACATCTACTCCCAGCTCCGGCAGGTCGCCAAGACCCTCGGCGTGCACGTCAACGAGCAGCCGGCCGAGCCGCGCGCGGTGCACCTGTCGCTGCTGTCCGGGCTGCTGTCGCACATCGGGCTCAAGGACGTGGTCAAGCGCGACCCGGGCAAGCGCCAGTCCTCGGAGTACCTCGGCGCGCGCAACGCCAAGTTCGCGATCTTCCCCGGCTCGGCGCTGTTCCGGAAGCCGCCGCAGTGGGTGATGGCCGCCGAACTGGTCGAGACCTCCCGGCTGTGGGGCCGGATCGTCGCCCGGATCGAACCGGAGTGGGCCGAGGGCCTCGCCGAGCACCTGGTCAAGCGCAGCTACAGCGAACCGCACTGGGAAGCCAAGCGCGGCGCGGTGATGGCCATGGAGAAGGTGACGCTCTACGGCGTGCCGATCGTCGGCGCGCGCAAGGTGAACTACGGGCAGATCGACCCGGGCCTGTGCCGCGAGCTGTTCATCCGGCACGCCCTGGTGCAGGGCGAGTGGACCACCCACCACAAGTTCTTCCACCACAACCGGGCGCTGCTCGACGAGGTCGCCGAGCTGGAGAACCGGGCGCGCCGCCGGGACATCGTGGTCGACGACGACACCCTCTACGAGTTCTACGACCAGCGGGTCGGCGAGGACGTGGTGTCCGCCCGGCACTTCGACACCTGGTGGAAGAAGACCCGGCACACCCAGCCCGACCTGCTCACCTTCGACAAGCAGATGCTGGTCAACGACCGGGCCCAGGTCACCCCCGAGGCCTACCCCGACGAGCTGACCCGGGGCGGCGTCGCGCTGCCGCTGACCTACCGGTTCGAGCCCGGCACCGCCGTCGACGGCGTCACCGTCCGGCTGCCGCTGCCCGCCCTGACCACCGTGCCCGACGACGCCCTGTCCTGGCAGGTGCCGGGGTTGCGCACGGAACTGGTCGTGGCGCTGATCCGGTCGCTGCCCAAACCGGTGCGGCGCAACTTCGTGCCGGTGCCCGACGTGGCCGCCGCCGCGCTGTCGCGCATCGACGCCGACGAGCCGCTGCTGCCCGCCCTGGAACGGGAGCTGCGCGCGCTGACCGGCGTGGTCGTGCCCCGCGAGGAGTGGCAGCTCGACCAGGTGCCCGAGCACCTCAAGCTCACCTTCCAGGTGGTGGACGAGAACAACCGGGAACTCGCCCAGGGCAAGGACCTCGCCGCGCTCAAGCAGCAGCTGCGCGGGCAGCTCCGGGAGACCCTGGCCGCCGCCGCGTCGAACCTGACCCGCACCGGGCTGACCACGTGGGACCTCGACGAGCTGCCCAAGACCGTGCAGCGGCGGCAGTCCGGGATCGTCGTCACCGCCTACCCGGCGCTGGTCGACAAGGGCGACAGCGTCGCGGTGGAGATCCTCGACACGCCCGGTCGGCAGGCCGCCGCGATGCGCCGGGGCACCCGCCGGCTGCTGCTGCTCGCCGTCCCCTCGCCGGTCAAGCTGCTCCAGCGCGGCCTGACCAACGCCGAGAAGCTCACCCTCACCCGCAACCCGCACGGCGGTGTCGCCGCGCTGCTCGCGGACTGCATCAGCGCCGCCGTCGATCACCTGGTCACCTCGGCCGGCGGGCCCGCGTGGAACGCCAAGGGCTTCACCCGGCTCACCGAGTACGTCCGCAAGTACCTGGGGGAGACGGTCTTCGACGTCGTCCGCGAGGTCCGCAACGTGCTCGACGCCGCCCAGGAGGTCGAACTGCGCCTGGCCGGGGTCAAGGGCGCGGTCTACGACGAGTCCGTCGCCGACGTCCGCGCCCAGCTCAAGGGCCTGGTGCACAACGGTTTCGTCACCGAGGCGGGCGCGGCCCGACTGTCCGACCTGCACCGCTACCTGCAGGGCATCGCCCGGCGGCTGGAGAAGCTGCCCGAGAACGTGCGCCGCGACCAGGACTGGATGGACCGCGTCCACCAGGTCCACGCCGAGTACCGCGACCTCAAGGCCCGGCTGCCCGCCGACGAGCCGCACCCCGAGCTCGACGAGGTCCGGTGGATGATCGAGGAGCTCCGGCTGAGCTACTTCGCCCAGACCATCCCCACCCGCTACACGGTGTCCGACAAGCGGGTGTTCAAGGCGCTCGACGCGGTGCCCCGCTAGTGCTCCCACGCGGCCCGGGTGATCGCGTACTCGACCTCGCCGTGCTCCGCGCCGGGCACGGGCTCGTCGTCGTGCCCGGCGGAGGCGAACGCGCGCGTGAACGTGAGCCCCACGGCGGACATCGTCGCGCGTGACGCGGCGTTGACCGCCAGGGTCTGCCCGAAGATCCGGTCCAACCCCACCTCGGCGAAGCCGTAGCGGACCAGTTCGCGCGCGCCCTCGCCCGCGAACCCGCGCCGCCACCTCGCCCGCAGCACCCGGAAGCCGAGATCGGCCTCGCCCGCGACGACGGGCTGGTCCGGCCCGTGCGGCGGCCGCAGCAGCCACCAGCCGACGAACCCGTCCTCGGCGAACCCCACCCAGTAGCCCAGGCCGGGCAGCTCATCGGCGGCGGCCAGCCGCCGCCGATGAGCTGCCCGCGCCTCGGCGCGCGACAGCGCCCGTCCGGTGAGGTGGCGCATCACCTCGGGATCGGCGTCCAGCCCGACCTCCAGGTCGAGGTGCTCCTCGGCCAGCGGAACGAGGGTGAGCCGCGCCGTGCGCAAGGTGGGTTGACCCATGACTCCGATCGTCGCAGCGCGCGCAACCGGATTACTCCCGCGCCGGGGCCGCCGCTACCTCGGTGCCCGGAAGCCGCCGATCCGCTGTTCGAGCAGTTCGGCCAGCCGCAGCGGCGTGCGGTCCTCGAACATCGGACCGACGAGCTGCACCCCCACCGGCAGGCCGTCGGGGGACAGGCCCGCCGGGACGGCGGTGGCGGGCAGGCCGGGCATGGTGGCCAGACCGGCCCAGACGAGCTGGTCGAAGAACGGGTGCCCGACGCCGTCGATGTCGACCCGGCGGCCCAGCAGGTCGGGGTCGTGGTCGTGCGGGAACGCCGGAGTCGGCGTGATCGGGCACACGACGGCGTCGAACTCGGCGAAGAACCGCCGCCAGCCGTGCCGGTGGAGCTCGCGGCGGTTGTTCGCCTCCATCCAGTCGCGGTGGCTGAACACCATCCCGCGCAGCCGCGCCGCGTCCAGCCCCTGGTCGTCCGCGCCCAGGCCGGCGGCGAGGGCGCGCAGCTGGTCGTACTCCTGGACGGGGAAACGTGCGACGGAGCCCGAGAACAGCAACTGCGTGTAGAGCGTCGCGGCTTCGGCCAGGTCGGGCAGCAGCGGGCTGTGCCGTTCGACGCGGGCACCGCCGTCGACGAGCGCGTCCGCCACCCGGTTCACGCCCGCCCGCACAGCGGACCCGGTCGGCAGGAACGGGTGCTCGTCGAGGACCAGGACCCGGAAGTCGCTCAGCCGCTCGTGGCGCGCGGGCGGCAGGGCCAACGCGTAGGCCACGCCGAGCGTGAGCGGGTCCGGCCCGGCCATCACGTCGAGCAGCAGCGCGAGGTCGCGGGCGGTGCGCGCCATCGGACCGGCGACGGCGAGGTCCAGCTCGACCGGCAGCGCCGGCCCGGGAGGCGGGACCATGCCGCGGCTCGCCACCAGCCCGAGCGTCGGCTTGTGCGCGTAGACACCGCAGAAATGCGCCGGCGTGCGCAATGAGCCGCCGATATCGGTACCGAGCGACAACGCGCCGAATCCCGCCGCCAAGGCCGCCGCCGACCCGCCGGAAGACCCGCCCGGCGTACGACCGTGGTCCCACGGATTGTTGGTGGTGCCGTAGATCTCGTTGAAACTCTGCAGATCCTGCAACCCCAAAGGCACATTGGTCTTGCCGAGCACCACCGCCCCGGCGGCCTTGACCCTCGACACCTGCACCGCGTCCTCGGCCGGCACGTGGTCGCGGTGCGCCGGCATACCCCAGGTCGTGGGCAGCCCGGCCAGGTCGTAGGACTCCTTGACCGTCACCGGAACACCCAGCAGCGGTCGATCCTCACCGCGCGCACGCGCCTGGTCGGCACGGCGCGCGGCGGCCCGCGCCCGGTCGAAGTCCGGTACGCAGATGGCGTTGATCGCCTTGTCGTCCCGCTCGATACGGTCAATCGCCTGATCGGTCAGCTCCACCGACGACACGTCACCGGCGCGCATGGCGGCCACGAGTTCTTCTGCCGTCGCAAGATTCCACTCCATGAATCCGACCGTATAGGCGGTTGGAGCGAGCCATAAAATGCCGATTCGCACAACGGGGTGGCGCTGCGGAAAGCCGACTGCCGGCGGTGGCCTCGGGCAGGTGCTACTCGAACCGCTCCAGCAGGGTGCGCAGCGCGCCCGCCACCGCTTCCTGCGTCGGCGGGTCCAGCGGCTCCAGCAACGTCGCGCAGCGCGCCATGTGGGCGGCCAGCATCGAGTCGACCCGTTCCCGGCCCTGGTCGGTCAGCCGGATCCGCACCACCCGGCGGTCGGCCCGGTCCGGCACCCGCAGCACCAGCCCCTTGGCCGCCATCCGGTCGATGCGGTTGGTGATCGCGCCGGCGGTGACCAGCGCGGCGTTGAGGAACGCGCCGGCGGTCAACCCGTCCGCCGCGCCCGCCCGCCGCAACGTCGTGAGCACCTCGAACTCACCCGGTTCCAGGTCGAAGTGCGCCAGGAACTCCTTCATCTCCCGCTCCACCAGCCGGGACAGCCGGGCCACCCGCCCCAGCACGGCCATCGGCGACGTGTCCACGTCCGGCCGTTCCACCCGCCACTGCGCCAACACCAGATCGACCGCGTCGCCCACCGCGAAACCCCTCCCCGTGGCCTCAAGCATTCGACGTCGAATGGGTTCGGCGCAATGAGTTTCGCACGAAACTATCACCGCCGGACACCGGGCCTCCCCACCCGTGCCGGGTGAACCCCGGACGTCCTCACCACCATGTTCCAACCCGCGAGGCCCGCGCGGGCCGTTTCGCCGGGATCCGGCCCCGGCGACGACGGCGCAGGTGGCACGGGGTGGCCGTGAATCAGCGGCGGCGACCCGGACCCGGAAAACCGTGAATGCGACGAAATTCATTCGCCGACCGGCCGACGATACCGCCGAAAAGCGCAACAAATGGAGCCATCCGGCCGAACAGGTGTCCGCGCGGACTCGTCAGCCCTGCCGGCCCAGGTCTTCGGTGGCCGCGCGGCCGGCCTCGGTGGTGCGGCGCAGGAAGTCCGCCAGGAGCGCCAGTTGTTCCTCGTCGTAGTCGGCGAGCAGGTCGTCCATCGCGGTGCTCATCCCCGCGTACAGGCCGTACAGCTCGGCGCTGCGGTCCTTGAGCGCGCGCACGAGCACCGCGCGCCGGTCCGTGCCCTCCGGGTCGCGTTCGCGCGCCACCCAGCCGCCGCGCTGCAGGCGGTCCAGGATGCCGGTCACCGTCGCGGGGTGCAGGCCCGCGCGGCGGGCCAGGGCGGAGGGCGTCAGGGGGCCGTGCTCCAGGACCAGTTCCAGGCAGTCCAGGTCGCCGTCGCGCAGTTCGAGCCGGGCTCCGACCTGGTGGTTGAGCAGCGAGAGCTGGTTGCGCAGGGCGCGCAGCGAACCCTTGATCCCGGTGACCGACCGCCGCCGCCCGCCAGATTCTATGGAACTCATATGATATGTTCTCCGTATCTTATCTCTCTCCGTCGAAGCGTAACCGGGGGACCACCACATGACCGTGCTCGTCACCGGCGCGACCGGAACCGTCGGCCGCCCGCTGGTCCACCACCTGCTCGCCGCCGGGCACCGGGTCCGCGCGCTGACCCGCGACCCCGCCCGCGCCGCCCTGCCCGCCGGCGTCGAGGTCGTGCGGGGCGACACCACCGACACCGGGTCCCTGCACGCCGCGTTCGCCGGCGTCACCGCCGCCCACCTGATCAACTTCGGCCACACCTACCGGCCCCTGGCCAACGGGCCCGAGATCGTGGCCGCCGCCGAAGCCGCCGGCGTCCGCCGCGTCACCCTGCTCGGCGGCTGGGCCGAGGGCAGCCTCGAACCCGCCGTGCGGGCCGGCGGCCTGGAGTGGACGCACCTGCGGCCCGGCGAGTTCATGGCCAACACGCTCGCCGACTGG is a window of Saccharothrix espanaensis DSM 44229 DNA encoding:
- a CDS encoding carboxymuconolactone decarboxylase family protein — encoded protein: MTIRLSVADLTPTTLEAMQGLSTASKKNSLDPRLQELVKVRASQVNGCAYCVDLHTGEARAAGEQQQRLDLLPVWREAPGFSDRERAALALAEAVTKLPDGVPEDVWTEAAERFEEQELTELLWVIATINTWNRMVATTRAWQVSR
- a CDS encoding isocitrate lyase/PEP mutase family protein; the encoded protein is MSRAALAAALRALHVPGDPVVLPNVWDAASARVVAAAFPAVATASAAVSASLGFPDGEGLPADEAFAAVARVVRAVDVPVTADVERGYRLPPAEIAARLADAGAVGCNLEDSDPATSALLPLAEQVEFLGAVRAADPDLVLNARVDVFLRPDPSFEAGVERGRAYLAAGADCVYPIGLAADRVAEYCRAVAGPVNLAHVPGGPTPAGLGALGVARVSFGPGLHRLLTARLEALVAGIREGGSPYRP
- the hrpA gene encoding ATP-dependent RNA helicase HrpA codes for the protein MNTTAHSDLHRRLSDLMSGDQRRLGRRLDGARRVRDEQARAAVHAEIAAEIEQAELRVALRRAAVPKITYPGELPVSARKDDIAALIRDHQVVIVAGETGSGKTTQIPKICLELGRGVLGQIGHTQPRRLAARTVAERVAQELGTQLGQAVGYKVRFTDQSGDETLVKLMTDGILLAEIQTDRTLSRYDTIIIDEAHERSLNVDFLLGYLKQLLPRRPDLKVVITSATIDPERFSRHFADAPIIEVSGRTYPVEVRYRPVVDPDDPDADPDRDQTQAVCDAVRELQAEGPGDVLVFLSGEREIRDTADALAALGLPHTEILPLYARLSFGEQHKVFQSHRGRRVVLATNVAETSLTVPGIKYVVDPGTARISRYSNRLKVQRLPIEPISQASANQRKGRCGRVSAGICVRLYSEDSFDARPEFTDPEILRTNLASVILQMTAIGLGDIAAFPFIDPPEARNINDGVQLLHELGAIVPAEQKLTPLGRKLAQLPVDPRLARMVIEADRNGCVREVMVIASALSIQDPRERPSDKQQAADEQHNRFKDPDSDFVAYLNLWQYLREQQKALSSNQFRRLCRAEFLNYLRVREWQDIYSQLRQVAKTLGVHVNEQPAEPRAVHLSLLSGLLSHIGLKDVVKRDPGKRQSSEYLGARNAKFAIFPGSALFRKPPQWVMAAELVETSRLWGRIVARIEPEWAEGLAEHLVKRSYSEPHWEAKRGAVMAMEKVTLYGVPIVGARKVNYGQIDPGLCRELFIRHALVQGEWTTHHKFFHHNRALLDEVAELENRARRRDIVVDDDTLYEFYDQRVGEDVVSARHFDTWWKKTRHTQPDLLTFDKQMLVNDRAQVTPEAYPDELTRGGVALPLTYRFEPGTAVDGVTVRLPLPALTTVPDDALSWQVPGLRTELVVALIRSLPKPVRRNFVPVPDVAAAALSRIDADEPLLPALERELRALTGVVVPREEWQLDQVPEHLKLTFQVVDENNRELAQGKDLAALKQQLRGQLRETLAAAASNLTRTGLTTWDLDELPKTVQRRQSGIVVTAYPALVDKGDSVAVEILDTPGRQAAAMRRGTRRLLLLAVPSPVKLLQRGLTNAEKLTLTRNPHGGVAALLADCISAAVDHLVTSAGGPAWNAKGFTRLTEYVRKYLGETVFDVVREVRNVLDAAQEVELRLAGVKGAVYDESVADVRAQLKGLVHNGFVTEAGAARLSDLHRYLQGIARRLEKLPENVRRDQDWMDRVHQVHAEYRDLKARLPADEPHPELDEVRWMIEELRLSYFAQTIPTRYTVSDKRVFKALDAVPR
- a CDS encoding GNAT family N-acetyltransferase; the protein is MGQPTLRTARLTLVPLAEEHLDLEVGLDADPEVMRHLTGRALSRAEARAAHRRRLAAADELPGLGYWVGFAEDGFVGWWLLRPPHGPDQPVVAGEADLGFRVLRARWRRGFAGEGARELVRYGFAEVGLDRIFGQTLAVNAASRATMSAVGLTFTRAFASAGHDDEPVPGAEHGEVEYAITRAAWEH
- a CDS encoding amidase; its protein translation is MEWNLATAEELVAAMRAGDVSSVELTDQAIDRIERDDKAINAICVPDFDRARAAARRADQARARGEDRPLLGVPVTVKESYDLAGLPTTWGMPAHRDHVPAEDAVQVSRVKAAGAVVLGKTNVPLGLQDLQSFNEIYGTTNNPWDHGRTPGGSSGGSAAALAAGFGALSLGTDIGGSLRTPAHFCGVYAHKPTLGLVASRGMVPPPGPALPVELDLAVAGPMARTARDLALLLDVMAGPDPLTLGVAYALALPPARHERLSDFRVLVLDEHPFLPTGSAVRAGVNRVADALVDGGARVERHSPLLPDLAEAATLYTQLLFSGSVARFPVQEYDQLRALAAGLGADDQGLDAARLRGMVFSHRDWMEANNRRELHRHGWRRFFAEFDAVVCPITPTPAFPHDHDPDLLGRRVDIDGVGHPFFDQLVWAGLATMPGLPATAVPAGLSPDGLPVGVQLVGPMFEDRTPLRLAELLEQRIGGFRAPR
- a CDS encoding MarR family winged helix-turn-helix transcriptional regulator is translated as MGDAVDLVLAQWRVERPDVDTSPMAVLGRVARLSRLVEREMKEFLAHFDLEPGEFEVLTTLRRAGAADGLTAGAFLNAALVTAGAITNRIDRMAAKGLVLRVPDRADRRVVRIRLTDQGRERVDSMLAAHMARCATLLEPLDPPTQEAVAGALRTLLERFE
- a CDS encoding MarR family transcriptional regulator, with product MSSIESGGRRRSVTGIKGSLRALRNQLSLLNHQVGARLELRDGDLDCLELVLEHGPLTPSALARRAGLHPATVTGILDRLQRGGWVARERDPEGTDRRAVLVRALKDRSAELYGLYAGMSTAMDDLLADYDEEQLALLADFLRRTTEAGRAATEDLGRQG